A genomic region of Arachis hypogaea cultivar Tifrunner chromosome 5, arahy.Tifrunner.gnm2.J5K5, whole genome shotgun sequence contains the following coding sequences:
- the LOC112801430 gene encoding uncharacterized protein — protein MVKHRLRDSMKSLFKSYIDPEKEAQLKGAKGEIQEKVKRILKLVKDEHLEEDDAPLELSKKESLVKLIEDFHSQYQSLYAKYDNLTDELRKKIIGKKGKESFSSSSDSDSDYSSMDKDSKNGQLENEFQKTINGMKQELRTAQMEVAELNQKLTVTSEEKQDLMKKLESTENESSSKIADLSSQINNLLAEMGKLHAQKTETEEEMNKATAQMMVLTTQVNNLQRDLLLLQKEKEERENAYEKLNEEYVQVDNWYKECKAKLEAAEKKIQVMTEEFHEGIGSKDQMIADLEQTTEDLKRDLEEKGDEINTLHENISILEVKLRMSNQKLRVADQLLSEKEEGFRKAEEKFHNDQRSLEERIAKLSATIAIQEDAYQEIVFGIKESVNSVMTGTKNIMWKFEDECKNYENYISNMSHELHIARNFVREMNKEKVQLKEKINHLEEQLQDKKKQELDLRQMVKKLDEKAREEELAKKNLRTNVFQLENTIGELQKLVKEKDQGILKLAEEKREAIRQLCLGIDYHRSRYNTLMDVVSRTRRG, from the exons ATGGTGAAACATCGGTTGAGAGATTCTATGAAATCTTTATTTAAAAGCTACATCGACCCTGAAAAGGAAGCGCAGCTGAAAGGAGCTAAAGGAG AAATTCAAGAGAAGGTGAAAAGAATATTGAAACTTGTTAAAGATGAACATCTTGAAGAGGATGATGCTCCATTAGAACTTTCTAAGAAGGAATCACTTGTTAAATTGATAGAGGATTTCCACAGTCAATACCAATCACTCTATGCAAAGTATGATAATCTAACAGATGAGTTGAGGAAAAAGATCATTggcaagaaaggaaaggagagttTTTCTTCCAGCTCAGACTCGGATTCTGATTATTCTTCAATGGACAAAGACAGCAAAAATGGACAACTGGAAAAtgaatttcaaaagacaattaatGGCATGAAGCAAGAACTTCGAACAGCACAGATGGAAGTTGCGGAATTAAATCAGAAGTTGACAGTGACAAGTGAAGAGAAACAGGATCTAATGAAGAAACTTGAAAGTACTGAGAATGAGTCGTCTTCTAAAATAGCAGATTTGTCATCTCAAATAAACAATCTGCTGGCCGAAATGGGTAAACTACATGCTCAGAAAACTGAAACGGAGGAAGAGATGAACAAAGCTACAGCACAAATGATGGTGCTCACTACCCAAGTTAACAACCTGCAAAGAGACTTACTATTGTtgcagaaagagaaagaagaacgagaaaatgcatatgagaagtTAAATGAAGAGTATGTGCAAGTAGATAATTGGTATAAGGAATGCAAGGCGAAACTAGAAGCGGCAGAGAAGAAGATCCAAGTAATGACAGAAGAATTTCATGAAGGCATTGGCTCAAAGGACCAGATGATAGCAGATTTGGAACAAACAACAGAAGACTTGAAAAGAGACCTTGAAGAGAAAGGAGATGAAATTAATACTTTACATGAGAATATTAGCATCCTTGAGGTTAAGCTTCGTATGTCAAACCAAAAGCTCCGGGTTGCTGATCAATTGCTAAGTGAGAAAGAGGAGGGCTTCAGGAAAGCAGAAGAGAAGTTCCATAACGATCAGAGATCACTTGAAGAGAGGATTGCCAAATTGTCAGCAACTATTGCTATTCAGGAGGATGCTTATCAGGAAATTGTGTTTGGCATTAAAGAAAGTGTGAACAGTGTGATGACTGGAACCAAAAATATTATGTGGAAATTTGAGGATGAGTGTAAAAATTATGAGAACTATATCTCAAACATGTCACATGAGCTTCACATTGCAAGGAACTTTGTCAGGGAGATGAACAAGGAAAAAGTGCAACTGAAGGAGAAAATAAACCATTTGGAGGAGCAACTACAGGATAAAAAGAAGCAGGAGTTGGATTTGAGGCAGATGGTGAAGAAGTTAGATGAAAAGGCAAGAGAGGAGGAACTAGCGAAGAAGAATCTAAGGACAAATGTTTTTCAACTTGAGAATACTATTGGAGAGCTACAAAAATTGGTGAAAGAGAAAGACCAAGGTATATTGAAGTTGGCTGAGGAGAAGAGGGAGGCCATTAGGCAGCTGTGTCTGGGAATCGATTATCATCGCAGTCGTTATAACACTCTCATGGACGTTGTATCAAGGACTCGCAGAGGCTAG
- the LOC112801431 gene encoding protein SPA1-RELATED 2 gives MDEELVAGPTELEIDEDSEHQGKEDRYALNTKILKSQEIPRAVKGEYDELVQGKNVAEASQHPHQSLFRDVEELTVKSYNSSTLDIGTSSNRQQIYNNKQNRWLNLSQVGSHSGLGNAVQEDADAAGSTSFAQLLARKSLSDGHTNVIERLEDYENKEIAADVHGQIRTKIISNSGFAEYFIKSTLKGKGIICRGPSSDVLAVQSRDKNQMKTGTDTDQKPRKTAIDIGENKMKAGIGTDQYQKTGSDSPWKSTISASCDSITAKCPSYSSSVHRPGGFGYGGVTLREWLKCEQHKASKVECLNLFRKIVDLVDDSHSQGTALNNLYPSYIKLLPSNQVLHIGLPIQEQMSDSVVNSEVLHLNESLSSKRLSEQVTFPSHDMVSKKQKFNEGVRISGSDSCLENASDRKARTVGSQDYCNEYEEDIQYSKYNIRRMSSVPRVSSAGRSLLSLGEKLEEKWYASPEGGCTTSSNIYCLGVLLFELLGHFDSERARIAAMSDLQHRILPPVFLSENPKEAGFCLWLLHPEPSSRPTTREILQSEVINGLHELYNEELSSNIEQDDVESELLLHFLASLKEKRQKDASKLVEEIKCLESDIEEVERRHDSSDPSDSLNNYSCQRKIGEEPLSLEMLNSVSIMSNSNDLRLLRNMCHLESAYFSLRSKVRPYETDAATHPYNNLLRCRENWHVAQKGGEHAEKKDSLGTFFDGLCKYARYSKFEVRGVLRNADFNNPANVICSLSFDRDGDYFASAGISKKIKVFDFNALCNDSIDIHYPVFEMSNGSKLSCVCWNNYIKNYLASTDYDGVVKLWDASTGQVFSQLTEHEKRAWSVDFSPVCPTKLASGSDDCSVKLWNINERNSLGTIGNVANVCCVQFSAHSSHLLAFGSADYSTYCFDIRNLRSPWCVLAGHRKAVSYVKFLDSGTLVSASTDNTLKIWDLSKTSPVVPSASACTLTLSGHTNEKNFVGLSVADGYIACGSETNEVYSYYKSLPMPITSHKFGSIDPISGKDTDDDNGQFVSSVCWKGNSDMLIAANSSGCIKVLQMI, from the exons ATGGATGAAGAATTGGTTGCTGGGCCCACAGAATTAGAGATTGACGAGGATTCAGAGCACCAGGGCAAAGAAGATAGGTATGCGTTAAACACAAAAATCTTAAAATCTCAAGAAATCCCTAGAGCTGTTAAGGGGGAATATGATGAACTCGTACAAGGTAAAAACGTTGCAGAAGCATCACAGCATCCGCATCAAAGCCTTTTTAGGGATGTTGAAGAATTAACTGTGAAAAGTTACAATAGTTCTACTTTGGATATTGGTACATCCAGCAACCGACAGCAGATTTATAATAATAAGCAGAATCGTTGGCTGAATCTTTCTCAGGTAGGGAGCCATTCAGGGCTTGGAAACGCTGTCCAGGAGGATGCTGATGCTGCTGGGTCCACATCTTTTGCACAGCTACTAGCTAGAAAATCACTCAGTGATGGTCACACCAATGTTATTGAACGCTTGGAAGATTATGAGAATAAAGAGATTGCAGCTGATGTTCATGGACAAATTCGGACGAAAATTATATCCAATTCTGGATTTGCTGAGTATTTCATTAAAAGTACCTTGAAGGGTAAGGGTATCATATGTAGAGGTCCATCTTCTGATGTGCTCGCCGTTCAGTCTAGAGATAAAAATCAGATGAAGACTGGCACTGATACTGATCAGAAACCAAGGAAGACCGCCATTGATATCGGTGAGAATAAGATGAAAGCTGGCATTGGTACAGATCAGTATCAGAAGACTGGCAGCGATAGTCCGTGGAAGTCTACCATATCGGCAAGCTGTGATTCCATAACTGCAAAGTGTCCTTCTTATAGTAGTTCTGTGCATAGACCAGGAGGATTTGGCTATGGTGGTGTAACTTTGAGAGAATGGTTGAAATGTGAACAACACAAAGCAAGCAAAGTGGAGTGTTTGAATTTATTTAGAAAGATTGTGGATTTAGTGGATGATTCTCACTCTCAGGGAACTGCATTGAACAACCTATATCCATCTTACATAAAATTATTACCATCAAACCAAGTCTTGCACATCGGGTTACCTATACAAGAGCAGATGTCAGATAGTGTTGTGAATTCTGAAGTTCTTCACTTAAATGAATCTTTAAGTAGTAAAAGGCTGTCAGAGCAAGTAACATTTCCTTCTCATGACATGGTgtcaaagaaacaaaaatttaatgaagGTGTGAGAATATCTGGGAGTGATTCATGTCTTGAAAATGCCAGTGATAGAAAAGCCCGTACAGTTGGATCACAGGATTATTGCAATGAATATGAAGAGGATATCCAATATTCCAAATATAATATTAGGAGGATGTCTAGCGTCCCTCGCGTATCCAGTGCAGGTCGGTCACTGTTATCTTTAGGTGAAAAATTGGAAGAAAAATGGTATGCAAGTCCTGAGGGGGGATGCACAACATCATCAAATATCTACtgcttaggtgtcctcctttttGAG TTACTCGGCCATTTTGACTCTGAAAGAGCTCGAATTGCAGCAATGTCTGATCTTCAACATAGGATTCTTCCTCCGGTTTTCCTTTCAGAAAATCCTAAGGAAGCTGGCTTTTGTCTCTGGTTGCTGCATCCGGAACCGTCATCACGTCCAACAACTAG GGAAATCCTACAATCTGAAGTGATCAATGGATTGCACGAGTTGTATAATGAGGAGTTGTCATCAAATATTGAACAAGATGATGTAGAATCAGAACTGTTACTGCATTTCCTTGCCTCGTTGAAAGAGAAGAGGCAGAAGGATGCCTCCAAATTAGTAGAAGAAATTAAGTGTTTGGAATCAGATATTGAGGAGGTGGAGAGGAGGCATGACTCTTCGGATCCATCTGACTCACTGAATAATTACTCTTGTCAGAGAAAGATTGGAGAGGAACCTCTTAGTTTAGAAATGCTAAACTCAGTATCCATAATGTCCAATTCAAATGATTTAAGATTGTTGAGAAATATGTGTCATCTTGAAAGTGCTTACTTCTCCTTGAGATCCAAAGTTAGGCCCTATGAAACAGATGCTGCAACTCACCCTTATAATAATTTACTAAGATGCCGTGAGAACTGGCATGTGGCACAAAAAGGTGGGGAACATGCTGAAAAGAAAGATTCTTTAGGAACCTTCTTTGATGGTTTGTGCAAGTATGCACGTTATAGCAAGTTTGAAGTACGGGGTGTACTTAGAAATGCAGATTTTAATAATCCTGCAAATGTAATATGCTCTCTGAGCTTTGATCGGGATGGAGATTACTTTGCTTCCGCTGGAATATCCAAGAAAATAAAAGTCTTTGATTTTAATGCACTTTGCAATGACTCTATTGATATCCATTATCCTGTATTTGAGATGTCAAATGGATCGAAGCTCAGCTGTGTTTGCTGGAATAACTATATCAAGAACTATCTTGCCTCCACAGACTATGATGGTGTAGTGAAG CTATGGGATGCTAGCACAGGTCAAGTGTTCTCTCAGTTAACTGAACATGAGAAAAGGGCATGGTCTGTTGATTTTTCTCCAGTATGCCCAACAAAGTTAGCCAGTGGAAGTGATGATTGCTCTGTCAAACTGTGGAACATCAATGAG AGAAACTCTCTAGGCACAATCGGGAATGTTGCTAATGTCTGCTGTGTTCAATTCTCTGCTCATTCTTCTCACTTGCTGGCTTTTGGATCTGCCGATTACTCTACATATTGCTTTGATATTCGCAATCTTAGAAGTCCCTGGTGTGTATTGGCTGGGCATCGTAAAGCTGTGAGCTATGTCAAATTTTTAGACTCTGGAACACTTGTTTCTGCATCTACTGATAATACATTAAAGATCTGGGATCTCAGTAAAACCTCTCCTGTGGTTCCATCTGCCAGTGCTTGCACCCTAACGTTGTCAGGGCATACTAATGAGAAG AATTTTGTGGGTTTGTCGGTTGCTGATGGATATATTGCATGTGGTTCAGAAACAAATGAG GTTTACTCCTACTATAAATCGCTTCCCATGCCAATCACTTCGCACAAGTTTGGGTCTATTGATCCCATATCTGGTAAGGATACTGATGATGACAATGGCCAGTTTGTTTCAAGTGTGTGCTGGAAAGGGAATTCGGACATGCTTATTGCAGCAAATTCAAGTGGATGTATAAAAGTGTTGCAGATGATTTAA